In a genomic window of Flavobacterium lipolyticum:
- a CDS encoding ABC transporter permease translates to MIFNWFKIFIYHLKQNKLFSFLNILGLSIGIAGVIFAILYWNNENAYDQWNPEKENVYQVFNRIGEDGDIWSYNNIPFGRTCKATIPEIESICFFNSWYNNDMIKYQGQKFFHKKIAVSDNSFFDMFPLPIVKGAKTNILKEKNSVAISEETAQLLFKNQDPIGKSITYNYKDYTVKSVYKNITPSAFEPNYVFSGIARENDEQSWGNFNYALMIKVKKGADIAAVEKKMRNINYVNRTLKDAKANGLTPEQYIKENGEIIVMLDKLSSARLHGIKSVQGASFPEGKGNLQLLYIMVGLSILILILSLVNYINLATASAIKRAKEVGVRKIVGASKRQIVLQFIFETAIIVVLAILFALAIVELSLPYYNTFLKKSLTMNGSEFYLQLIFIFGLVIVLAGILPAIYISNFETLKVLKGNFSRSKSGIWIRNSMLIFQFGIAAFFIIGALIVNSQVSYMMNKDLGFSGDQVIKIPFNFQDYKTKLSKYQTTKQELLKMSGVLDVSTFAGSFGNSTYSSSGLTHNGISVQSGNVEMDFGFLDMMKIKIIQGRDLSPKFASDTIENWLVNETLVKMLGLKKPLNTVITSGWGNEKGNMKFKIVGVVKDFHITGLQDKVPPLIFINLKTLKWNNFEEIYVKVSPNNLTETLAKLDKYWTKNINQDYPFEYEFVNKGFAKTYQEQVKQKNLFFILNLVVIIIAIFGLFALASFSMERRLKEIAIRKTLGAETDALLKELSKQYVGFCLLGFVIGIIPAYILLQKWLENFAFRIGVSVIPFSIALVSLLALTLIIVLAKAYQVTKIDILKYLKYE, encoded by the coding sequence ATGATTTTTAACTGGTTTAAGATATTTATATATCATTTGAAACAAAACAAACTGTTTTCGTTTTTAAATATCCTGGGATTAAGCATTGGAATCGCGGGAGTGATTTTCGCCATTCTATATTGGAATAACGAAAATGCCTACGACCAATGGAATCCTGAAAAAGAGAACGTCTATCAGGTTTTTAATAGAATTGGAGAGGATGGGGATATTTGGTCCTACAACAATATTCCTTTTGGAAGAACCTGTAAAGCCACCATTCCGGAAATCGAATCAATCTGTTTTTTTAATTCCTGGTATAATAATGATATGATCAAATACCAAGGGCAAAAATTCTTTCACAAAAAGATCGCAGTTTCCGACAATAGTTTTTTTGATATGTTCCCCCTGCCTATCGTAAAAGGAGCCAAAACCAATATCCTGAAAGAGAAAAACAGTGTGGCAATATCAGAAGAAACAGCACAACTGCTTTTTAAGAATCAGGATCCAATTGGCAAATCCATTACTTACAATTACAAAGATTACACGGTAAAATCTGTCTATAAAAACATAACCCCCTCAGCTTTTGAACCTAACTACGTTTTCAGTGGAATTGCCCGTGAAAACGACGAACAAAGTTGGGGTAACTTTAATTATGCTTTAATGATTAAAGTAAAAAAAGGGGCCGATATCGCTGCTGTTGAAAAGAAAATGCGAAACATAAATTACGTTAACCGGACTTTGAAAGATGCCAAAGCCAACGGACTGACTCCGGAACAGTATATTAAAGAAAATGGTGAGATCATAGTGATGCTGGACAAATTAAGTAGCGCTCGTCTACACGGCATAAAATCTGTACAAGGCGCCAGTTTTCCTGAGGGAAAAGGAAATCTGCAATTGCTTTATATTATGGTAGGTCTGTCTATTCTAATTCTGATTCTTTCTTTAGTCAACTACATTAATTTAGCGACAGCATCGGCAATAAAACGTGCTAAAGAAGTGGGTGTTCGCAAAATTGTAGGAGCGTCTAAAAGACAAATCGTCCTTCAATTTATTTTTGAGACCGCTATAATAGTGGTTTTAGCCATTCTTTTTGCTTTGGCAATTGTAGAACTTTCACTACCTTACTATAATACTTTCCTGAAAAAATCTTTAACGATGAACGGCAGTGAATTTTACCTGCAGCTCATTTTTATTTTCGGATTAGTAATCGTTTTGGCTGGAATTTTGCCTGCCATTTACATCTCCAATTTTGAGACTTTAAAAGTGCTAAAAGGAAACTTCTCCAGAAGTAAAAGCGGTATATGGATTCGAAATTCGATGCTTATTTTCCAGTTTGGTATCGCTGCTTTTTTTATCATAGGTGCTTTAATCGTGAATTCTCAGGTGAGTTATATGATGAACAAAGACCTTGGTTTTAGTGGAGATCAGGTCATTAAAATCCCTTTTAATTTCCAGGATTACAAAACGAAATTATCTAAATATCAAACCACAAAACAAGAACTTTTAAAAATGTCCGGTGTTCTAGACGTATCCACCTTTGCCGGTTCTTTCGGAAATAGCACTTATTCCAGTTCAGGACTTACACACAACGGTATTTCTGTACAATCCGGAAATGTCGAAATGGATTTTGGTTTTCTGGATATGATGAAAATCAAAATTATTCAGGGACGTGATTTATCTCCAAAATTTGCTTCGGATACCATTGAAAATTGGCTGGTAAACGAAACCCTTGTCAAAATGTTAGGCCTTAAAAAACCACTTAATACGGTTATAACATCAGGTTGGGGAAATGAAAAAGGAAATATGAAATTTAAAATCGTTGGTGTAGTAAAAGATTTCCACATCACAGGATTACAAGATAAAGTTCCTCCACTGATTTTCATTAACCTTAAAACGTTAAAGTGGAATAATTTTGAAGAAATTTATGTAAAAGTTTCTCCCAATAATTTAACCGAAACCTTAGCAAAACTAGACAAATACTGGACGAAAAACATCAATCAGGATTATCCTTTTGAATACGAATTCGTTAATAAGGGTTTTGCTAAAACGTATCAGGAGCAGGTAAAACAGAAAAATTTGTTTTTCATTCTAAACCTTGTGGTCATCATCATCGCTATTTTCGGATTGTTTGCTTTGGCCTCTTTTTCAATGGAGCGAAGACTAAAAGAAATTGCCATTAGAAAAACATTAGGCGCCGAAACAGATGCTTTACTAAAAGAATTATCCAAGCAATATGTTGGCTTTTGTTTACTTGGATTTGTTATTGGTATTATTCCGGCATACATTTTGCTACAAAAATGGCTGGAAAACTTTGCCTTCCGAATTGGAGTTTCGGTAATTCCATTCAGTATCGCTCTGGTTTCCCTGTTGGCTTTAACGCTTATCATCGTTTTAGCAAAAGCTTATCAGGTAACTAAGATTGATATCTTAAAATACCTAAAATACGAATAA
- a CDS encoding ABC transporter ATP-binding protein, with translation MITIQNLTKVFRTEEVETAALSGISLEIKKGDFLTIMGPSGCGKSTLLNIIGLLDSASGGSYKLLDQEMIGLKEKGRANVRKENIGFIFQNFNLIDELSVYDNIELPLIYNNVKAAERKQKVEAIAEKLHISHRLKHFPQQLSGGQQQRVAVARALVNDPKIILADEPTGNLDSKNGNEVMELLTDLHAKGATILMVTHSDYDASFSQRTIHMKDGVVFSEKFNQRNVDVFMDVK, from the coding sequence ATGATAACCATTCAAAACCTAACCAAAGTTTTCAGAACAGAAGAAGTAGAAACAGCAGCTTTAAGCGGAATTTCTTTAGAGATTAAAAAAGGGGATTTTTTAACCATTATGGGGCCTTCAGGTTGCGGAAAATCGACTTTACTTAATATCATAGGCCTTCTGGACAGCGCTTCAGGCGGGAGCTACAAATTACTAGATCAGGAAATGATTGGTTTAAAAGAGAAAGGGAGAGCAAATGTACGCAAAGAAAACATTGGCTTTATTTTCCAGAATTTCAACCTGATCGACGAACTTTCGGTTTACGACAATATCGAATTGCCTTTGATCTACAACAATGTAAAAGCGGCTGAGAGAAAACAAAAAGTCGAAGCTATTGCCGAGAAACTGCATATCTCTCACCGCCTTAAACATTTCCCGCAACAACTTTCGGGGGGACAACAGCAAAGGGTTGCCGTTGCAAGAGCTTTGGTAAACGATCCTAAAATTATTCTGGCCGATGAGCCAACCGGAAATTTAGATAGTAAAAACGGTAATGAGGTAATGGAACTCTTAACCGATTTACATGCTAAAGGAGCTACCATTTTAATGGTTACCCACTCTGATTATGATGCTTCGTTTTCGCAAAGAACAATCCATATGAAAGATGGGGTGGTATTCTCTGAAAAATTCAACCAACGAAATGTTGATGTTTTTATGGACGTTAAATAA
- a CDS encoding efflux RND transporter periplasmic adaptor subunit — protein MDKIIPRKNRKFRYLTIAIGVFLVLATIAFFSFNTKRSLNVKADELSVQKVEKAFFEDFVVFQAKVEPLNVMLVNVTEGGSVKEIFVENGAMVTKGQSLARLFNPNTELNYLTQETAIIEQINNLNTGKLNIRNQELNLTKDLVLIEHDYNDAKRLYDMNAKLFEKDVISRNDWNNFKESLRFQDERKRTIQQSIQKEKQTNQVQISQINRSIQTMEKSLDILRNNKKNFLITAPESGRLTSFQPVLGKTFQAGESIGKIDSKQGYKLAADVDEFYLEKVREGLKGQVEFQGKNLEVLVTKVIPEVKNGHFRVELAFISKENIPLQDGLSFGVKLILSEKNKTLVVSKGSFNQESAGKWIFVVKGNKAERRNIKLGRENPSYYEVLEGLKEGESVITSSYSDYKDIEELSISSQ, from the coding sequence ATGGACAAGATAATTCCTCGTAAAAATAGAAAATTTAGATATCTCACAATAGCAATTGGAGTTTTTTTAGTTTTGGCGACAATTGCATTTTTCTCGTTTAACACCAAAAGAAGTTTAAATGTAAAAGCCGATGAACTTAGCGTTCAAAAAGTAGAAAAAGCTTTCTTTGAAGATTTTGTTGTTTTTCAGGCCAAAGTAGAACCTCTTAACGTAATGCTTGTGAATGTTACCGAAGGCGGTTCTGTAAAAGAGATTTTTGTTGAAAATGGCGCAATGGTTACCAAAGGTCAGTCCTTAGCACGTTTGTTCAACCCAAACACAGAACTGAATTATTTGACTCAGGAAACGGCTATTATCGAGCAAATCAATAATTTGAACACCGGAAAACTGAACATCAGAAATCAGGAGCTGAACTTAACCAAAGACCTGGTTTTAATCGAACACGATTACAATGACGCCAAAAGGCTGTACGACATGAACGCGAAATTGTTTGAAAAAGATGTGATTTCGAGAAATGACTGGAATAATTTTAAAGAAAGTCTGCGTTTTCAGGACGAGCGCAAAAGAACGATCCAACAAAGTATTCAAAAAGAAAAACAAACCAATCAGGTTCAAATTTCTCAAATCAACCGTTCGATTCAGACTATGGAAAAAAGTCTGGATATTTTAAGAAACAATAAAAAGAACTTTTTAATTACAGCACCGGAATCGGGGAGATTAACTTCTTTTCAACCGGTTTTGGGAAAAACGTTTCAGGCAGGTGAAAGTATCGGAAAAATAGATTCTAAGCAAGGCTACAAATTAGCAGCCGATGTAGATGAATTTTACTTGGAAAAAGTACGCGAAGGACTGAAAGGTCAAGTAGAATTTCAAGGAAAAAATCTGGAAGTTTTAGTTACAAAAGTAATTCCGGAGGTAAAAAACGGGCACTTTAGAGTGGAGCTGGCTTTTATATCCAAAGAAAATATCCCTTTACAGGACGGTCTTAGTTTTGGTGTAAAACTGATTCTCTCCGAAAAAAACAAAACGCTTGTGGTTTCAAAAGGAAGTTTCAATCAGGAGTCAGCAGGAAAATGGATTTTTGTAGTAAAAGGAAATAAAGCAGAAAGAAGAAACATAAAACTAGGCAGAGAAAACCCATCGTATTATGAAGTTCTCGAAGGTTTAAAAGAAGGTGAATCAGTTATCACTTCCTCCTATAGCGATTATAAAGACATTGAAGAATTATCGATCAGTTCTCAGTAG
- a CDS encoding sigma-54-dependent transcriptional regulator: MRKKQAHILIVDDQEEILFSAKMILKKHIETIFTANSPKKIISILNENEINVVLLDMNYRIGFEDGREGIHWLKEIKTLSPQTIVILMTAFGKIDTAVEGIKIGAFDYVLKPWNNEKLLEIIDKAVVESRKNGKKEVVEKPAKSYFTGTSPKIKQAYGIAERVARTAANVLILGENGTGKYVFAEFIHLNSERKEQPFVHVDLGSLSDNLFESELFGYAKGAFTDAKTDTAGRFEAASGGTIFLDEIGNIPLHLQSKLLHVLQTKTVTRLGESKARPLNVRIIAATNADIKAEVKNKTFREDLLYRINTMEIHLPSLRERKDDIIPMANFILDNIAEKYNQENWCFDDNVGPYLEKYPWKGNIRELENKIERALILADNHTISVTNLDILDFEELPENDENPLSEMERNVIEKTLFKNNGNISKTAEELGLSRAALYRRIEKYDLKNI; encoded by the coding sequence ATGCGAAAGAAACAAGCCCATATTTTAATCGTCGACGATCAGGAAGAAATTCTTTTTTCGGCAAAAATGATTCTCAAAAAACATATTGAAACCATTTTTACGGCCAACAGTCCCAAAAAAATCATCTCTATTTTAAACGAAAATGAAATAAATGTGGTTTTGTTGGACATGAACTATCGAATTGGTTTTGAAGATGGGCGTGAAGGAATTCATTGGTTGAAGGAAATTAAAACACTTTCGCCACAAACTATTGTGATTTTAATGACTGCTTTTGGTAAAATTGACACTGCGGTTGAGGGAATTAAAATTGGGGCTTTTGATTATGTTTTGAAGCCCTGGAACAACGAAAAATTACTGGAAATCATTGATAAGGCTGTAGTAGAGAGCCGAAAGAATGGTAAAAAAGAAGTAGTAGAAAAACCAGCCAAAAGTTATTTTACAGGAACTTCTCCTAAAATTAAGCAGGCTTACGGTATTGCTGAGAGAGTCGCCAGAACAGCTGCTAACGTTTTAATCTTAGGTGAGAACGGAACCGGAAAATATGTTTTTGCCGAGTTCATTCATTTGAATTCAGAGCGAAAAGAACAGCCTTTTGTGCATGTCGATCTGGGGTCGCTGAGTGATAACTTGTTTGAAAGTGAACTGTTTGGATATGCCAAGGGTGCTTTTACAGATGCTAAAACAGATACCGCGGGAAGATTTGAAGCGGCTTCGGGCGGTACGATCTTTCTCGATGAGATAGGGAATATTCCGTTACATCTGCAATCCAAACTCTTGCATGTTTTACAAACCAAAACCGTAACCCGTTTGGGCGAAAGCAAAGCAAGACCGCTGAATGTAAGGATCATTGCGGCTACCAATGCCGATATAAAAGCAGAAGTAAAAAATAAAACATTTAGGGAAGATTTACTGTACCGAATCAATACCATGGAGATTCATTTACCTTCTTTGCGTGAGCGAAAAGACGATATTATTCCAATGGCAAATTTTATTTTGGATAACATTGCTGAAAAATACAATCAGGAAAATTGGTGTTTTGACGACAATGTCGGACCCTATTTAGAAAAATATCCCTGGAAAGGAAATATTCGGGAATTAGAGAATAAGATTGAGCGGGCCTTAATTTTGGCTGATAATCATACTATTTCGGTAACCAATCTGGATATTTTGGATTTCGAAGAACTTCCGGAAAACGACGAAAATCCACTGTCTGAAATGGAACGAAATGTCATCGAGAAAACATTGTTTAAGAATAATGGGAATATCAGCAAAACAGCCGAAGAACTTGGGCTTTCAAGGGCCGCGTTGTACAGAAGAATTGAAAAATACGATCTGAAAAACATCTAA
- a CDS encoding sensor histidine kinase, which produces MKNWKFYNALFARILLLMIPFFFCVFLVYKELYYNAILVGFVVFLLLSEMYFFVKGQTLFYDKMLLSILQDDFSNNFPEESNKENFRNLFLLYDKLKVQRQEQTSKERVYQSILNNIDTATLILEKEGGEDWNLFLMNDCFSNLFKVPKVSQWKYLKNYLPSLCEEIEKTDFTELKTAISIKIEDQDLQTFVLQTSHTKMYDKEYFIILLDSIQRVIEKKEKEAWINLMKIISHELMNSLTPIRALSQNLLQIVDQEELEEDDFEDIKSSILTIINRSDHLQVFVENYRKLAMLPTPTKKMTPIKVLFEDCLRVMSPILKTEDIELVNEINSSRSILIDKSQIEQVIINLITNSIYALKEKREKKMFLSSYTENNRFFIAISDNGKGIDTEIRDKVFLPFFTTRKDGAGIGLTLSKNIIEAHGGYLSYQTDEDKTSFVICLI; this is translated from the coding sequence ATGAAGAACTGGAAATTTTATAACGCTTTGTTTGCAAGGATTCTGCTCCTGATGATTCCCTTTTTCTTTTGTGTCTTTTTGGTTTACAAAGAACTGTATTACAATGCGATTCTGGTTGGTTTTGTCGTTTTTCTATTGTTGTCTGAAATGTATTTTTTTGTTAAAGGGCAGACCTTGTTTTACGATAAAATGCTTTTATCGATCCTACAGGATGATTTTTCGAATAATTTTCCGGAAGAAAGTAACAAGGAGAATTTCAGAAACTTGTTTTTACTTTATGATAAATTAAAGGTTCAGCGACAGGAACAGACGTCAAAAGAGCGCGTCTATCAGTCCATTTTAAATAATATCGACACCGCTACTTTAATTCTGGAGAAAGAAGGTGGCGAGGACTGGAATCTTTTTTTAATGAACGATTGCTTCTCCAACTTATTCAAAGTGCCAAAAGTAAGCCAATGGAAGTATCTTAAAAACTATTTGCCCTCTCTTTGTGAGGAAATCGAAAAGACCGATTTTACAGAATTGAAAACGGCAATTTCGATTAAGATCGAAGATCAGGATTTACAGACTTTTGTGCTTCAGACTTCGCATACGAAAATGTATGACAAAGAATATTTTATTATTCTGCTGGACAGTATTCAGCGTGTTATCGAGAAAAAAGAAAAGGAAGCCTGGATCAATCTGATGAAAATTATTTCGCACGAGTTAATGAATTCGCTAACGCCAATCCGTGCACTTTCGCAAAATTTACTGCAAATAGTTGATCAGGAGGAATTAGAAGAGGATGATTTTGAGGATATTAAAAGCAGTATTTTGACCATTATCAATCGGAGCGATCATTTGCAGGTTTTTGTAGAAAATTATCGAAAACTGGCTATGCTGCCTACTCCGACTAAAAAAATGACTCCTATAAAAGTTCTTTTTGAAGACTGTCTTCGGGTAATGAGTCCAATTTTAAAGACGGAAGATATTGAACTGGTAAACGAAATTAATAGTTCAAGATCGATTTTAATTGATAAAAGTCAGATAGAACAGGTAATTATCAATTTGATTACCAATAGCATTTATGCTTTGAAAGAAAAGCGCGAAAAGAAGATGTTCCTGTCATCGTATACTGAAAACAATCGCTTTTTTATTGCCATTTCGGATAACGGAAAAGGAATCGATACCGAGATCAGAGATAAAGTTTTTCTGCCGTTTTTTACCACCAGAAAAGATGGTGCCGGAATTGGACTAACGCTTTCTAAAAATATCATCGAAGCACACGGTGGCTATTTGAGTTACCAAACTGATGAGGACAAAACCAGCTTTGTAATTTGCCTGATTTGA
- a CDS encoding MGMT family protein, whose amino-acid sequence MAEDNFFERVYAIARQIPYGKVTSYGAIAKALGTARSARMVGWAMNACHNMDDVPAHRVVNRKGLLTGKHHFDGTHLMQQLLESEGIKVIDNQIIDFEKHFWQPEIEL is encoded by the coding sequence ATGGCAGAAGATAATTTTTTTGAAAGAGTTTATGCGATTGCCAGACAAATTCCGTACGGAAAAGTAACTTCTTATGGTGCAATTGCCAAAGCTTTAGGAACAGCCCGTTCTGCCCGAATGGTAGGCTGGGCCATGAATGCCTGTCACAACATGGATGATGTACCCGCGCATCGTGTGGTAAACAGAAAAGGGCTTCTCACCGGAAAACACCATTTTGACGGAACCCATTTAATGCAACAATTACTCGAAAGTGAAGGCATTAAAGTCATAGACAATCAGATTATAGATTTTGAAAAACATTTCTGGCAGCCGGAAATCGAACTTTAA
- a CDS encoding LysE family transporter — MALLTPLLSGFLAAFIGIIPPGLINMTAAKVNLKEGKKNALWFVAGAVLVIFFQVSLAVFFARVIDNRPDVVTLLREVGFVIFSVLTVYFLFLAKEPKAKKSKIKKTSKKSRFFLGMLLSGLNFFPIPYYVVVSVTLASYHLFAFENNIIFTFVFGSVLGSFAALYSYIGFFGRIEKKTDYLMKNMNTIIGSITGLIAVLTLFNILTYYFS; from the coding sequence ATGGCATTACTTACCCCATTACTTTCAGGTTTTCTTGCCGCTTTCATTGGGATTATTCCACCAGGTTTAATCAACATGACAGCAGCCAAAGTAAATTTGAAAGAGGGGAAAAAAAATGCTTTATGGTTTGTTGCCGGAGCTGTCTTAGTGATCTTTTTTCAGGTTTCTTTAGCCGTTTTTTTTGCACGAGTCATCGACAATCGCCCGGATGTGGTGACATTATTACGCGAAGTAGGATTTGTTATTTTCTCTGTTTTAACCGTTTATTTTTTGTTTTTAGCCAAAGAACCGAAAGCCAAAAAATCGAAAATAAAAAAAACCAGTAAAAAAAGTCGTTTCTTTCTGGGAATGCTGCTTTCCGGACTTAACTTCTTCCCTATTCCGTATTATGTGGTTGTAAGTGTTACTTTGGCCTCTTACCACCTTTTTGCATTTGAAAACAACATTATTTTTACTTTTGTATTCGGATCTGTTTTAGGCTCATTTGCCGCTTTATACAGCTACATTGGTTTCTTTGGAAGAATCGAGAAGAAAACAGATTATCTGATGAAAAACATGAATACCATTATTGGAAGCATCACAGGATTAATTGCCGTACTCACGCTTTTTAATATTTTGACTTACTATTTCAGTTAA
- the trmB gene encoding tRNA (guanosine(46)-N7)-methyltransferase TrmB: MGSKNKLKRFRENETFQNVFQPTREEVVGDLMPLKGKWNSDFFKNDNPLVLELGCGKGEYSVGLAERYPNKNFIGIDIKGARFWRGAKTAVENGLHNVAFVRTQIELINHIFADNEVDEIWITFPDPQIKYKRTKHRMTNSEFLKLYKRILKKDGVVNLKTDSEFMHGYTLGLLHGEGHEVLYANHNVYKNEGSPEEVTAFQTFYEKQYLEINKAITYIRFKIKD; encoded by the coding sequence GTGGGAAGTAAAAATAAACTAAAAAGATTCAGAGAAAACGAAACATTTCAAAACGTTTTTCAACCAACCAGAGAAGAAGTTGTAGGCGATTTAATGCCTTTGAAAGGAAAATGGAATTCTGATTTCTTTAAAAATGATAATCCATTAGTTTTAGAATTGGGATGTGGAAAAGGAGAATATTCTGTTGGATTAGCAGAAAGATATCCGAACAAAAATTTTATCGGAATTGATATTAAAGGAGCCCGTTTCTGGAGAGGTGCCAAAACCGCTGTTGAAAACGGATTACACAATGTTGCATTTGTTCGAACTCAAATCGAACTAATCAATCATATTTTTGCCGACAATGAAGTGGACGAAATCTGGATTACTTTTCCGGATCCGCAAATCAAATACAAGAGAACCAAACACCGTATGACCAATTCGGAGTTCCTGAAATTATACAAAAGAATCCTTAAAAAAGACGGTGTCGTAAACTTAAAAACCGACAGCGAATTTATGCACGGTTACACGTTGGGATTACTTCACGGTGAAGGTCACGAGGTTTTATATGCCAATCATAATGTATATAAAAATGAAGGAAGCCCTGAAGAAGTTACGGCATTCCAGACTTTTTATGAAAAACAATATTTAGAGATTAACAAGGCAATTACGTATATTCGTTTTAAAATTAAAGACTAA
- a CDS encoding ammonium transporter, protein MKIEKRWIISFIIISIVCVTGAFWPTITENSYVLSEFGTTDHIVPADVAWMLTSCCLVLIMTPGLSFFYGGMVGKKNVISTMLQSFICLGVVTLLWVVVAFSLAFGDPVGLNLGGHFYSFFGDPTTFAFMDYVGVLPHKQLASTIPFMLFALFQMKFAIIAPAIITGSFAERVRFISYLLFISLFTVFIYAPLCHSVWYPTGILGSYFGVKDFAGGTVVHMSSGFAALAGVLVLGKRKNNQHIPTNIPFVLLGTGMLWFGWFGFNAGSALAANGTAAMAFATTTTSSAAAMLTWVFFDRMNGRKVSALGACIGAVVGLVAITPAAGYVSVPESMFFGFITALVSNSVVNCRLSKKFDDTLDVFACHGVGGIMGMILTAIFAHGEDASLLHGGWNVFAHHMMALVLVSVFTFFGAYFLFKVTNFIIPLRVSEENEHIGLDLSQHDETLDPKLKSIAEPQYS, encoded by the coding sequence ATGAAAATAGAAAAACGCTGGATCATTTCCTTTATTATCATCAGTATTGTTTGCGTTACTGGTGCTTTTTGGCCAACTATCACCGAAAATAGTTACGTATTATCTGAATTTGGCACAACCGATCATATCGTTCCTGCCGATGTCGCCTGGATGTTAACGTCCTGCTGTCTGGTTTTAATCATGACTCCGGGACTGTCTTTTTTTTACGGCGGAATGGTTGGCAAGAAAAATGTAATTTCGACCATGCTGCAGAGCTTTATCTGTTTAGGGGTTGTCACGCTTTTATGGGTTGTAGTGGCCTTTAGTCTGGCTTTTGGCGATCCTGTAGGGCTAAATTTAGGAGGTCATTTTTACAGTTTCTTCGGTGATCCAACCACTTTTGCTTTTATGGATTATGTGGGAGTTCTGCCTCATAAACAATTGGCTAGCACGATTCCGTTTATGCTTTTTGCATTGTTTCAAATGAAATTTGCGATTATTGCTCCGGCCATTATCACCGGTTCTTTTGCAGAGCGCGTTCGTTTTATATCGTATTTACTTTTTATCAGTCTGTTTACCGTTTTTATTTACGCGCCATTGTGCCATTCCGTTTGGTATCCAACAGGTATTTTAGGCAGTTATTTTGGCGTAAAAGATTTCGCCGGAGGAACCGTTGTACACATGAGTTCAGGATTTGCAGCTTTGGCGGGAGTACTGGTTTTAGGAAAAAGAAAAAACAATCAACACATTCCAACCAATATTCCGTTTGTCTTACTAGGAACCGGAATGTTATGGTTCGGATGGTTTGGCTTCAATGCCGGTTCGGCTCTTGCTGCCAACGGAACCGCCGCAATGGCTTTTGCGACAACTACAACCTCATCGGCAGCAGCCATGTTAACCTGGGTTTTCTTTGACCGAATGAACGGCCGAAAAGTTTCGGCTCTTGGTGCTTGCATTGGAGCTGTGGTAGGTTTGGTCGCCATTACTCCGGCTGCAGGTTATGTGTCAGTTCCTGAAAGTATGTTCTTTGGATTTATAACAGCTCTGGTTTCCAACTCAGTGGTAAATTGTCGCTTATCAAAAAAATTCGATGATACCCTTGATGTTTTTGCCTGTCACGGTGTAGGCGGAATTATGGGAATGATTCTAACCGCTATTTTTGCTCATGGTGAAGATGCGAGTTTGTTACACGGAGGCTGGAATGTATTTGCGCATCACATGATGGCATTGGTATTGGTTTCTGTATTTACTTTCTTCGGAGCGTACTTCTTGTTTAAGGTAACCAATTTCATTATTCCATTGCGTGTTTCTGAAGAGAACGAACATATCGGATTGGATCTCTCCCAACACGATGAGACGCTTGATCCAAAATTAAAATCTATTGCAGAACCGCAGTACAGTTAA